Genomic window (Bacteroidota bacterium):
TGACCAACGTCACAACTTGAAGAGCCTTGCAGATATTTATAGAATGGGGTATCACACATTTCTTCGAAATGTAAAACCAATCCACAGCCAGCTATACCCCGAAGGAATGAGAAACAGGGTTCTTACACCCCGCCAAGTGAAATTTATTGTTGAGCATCTGGGACTGCCATAGCAGTCACACACTAATTTTTATTACGCACTTCGTTCGCCAATTTTTGAGAAGTCAGGACGTATTTGACAGTTTCGTGTAATAGGACAAAAAAAAAGAAGCCCCGCAGGACTTCTTTTTTTTCTATCGAACAAATTTTACTTTCTTACAATTTTAAACGTTTTCGATTTGCCTGATTTTTCAATTTCAAAAAAGTAAATCCCGGCAGGTTGTTCTGACAAATCCACATTAAACATTTGCGAAAGGTCATTCTTTTCACGAATACGTTGCCCTGTAGTATTAAATACTTTTAAATTTATCCCCCCTTCGCTAATGATATAAACCTTACCATCTGTTATACTTGGGAAAATACTAAGTTTTTCTAAGGATGTTTCCGCAATACCTGATACAGCAATATCAAATGTAATTACACCCGGATTTCCGTTTTCTGCAATATTTGTTATTGGCTTACTTGTAGGTGAACTATTCCATGCCAGCGATCCCGGTAATGTCGCATCTGTGAAACTTGTCGTACTTGTAGTGCCTGGGTATGTATCATCACTCTGTGTTGTAGGATCAATATCGCCATCTGCCTCTTCAATGTCAAATCCTTGATGCAGTGAGTCAGCATTTAAATCGTTACTGGCTAAATGGGCTTGTATGTAGTTATCATCTACATGGTAAATTAGCATTCCATGACCAGGAATTGAATCATCAAAACTAACAAACTGTCTATTTTCAAAAAGAAAATACTCCCCGTTAACTGCCGACTTAATATAATATGCTACACTATCTTCCGCTGCATTTGTCATTGTTATAGTCTGTGTAGATGTTATTTCAACGGGTTTAAACCAATTAAGCATTTTTTTACTGTAAGGATTATGATTGGCGGGTACTTTATCTCCACCATTAGAATTCCCCCCTGCCATTACATCCCAACTTCCTGTTCCTTCACCTTGTCCGCTTGTACCGTAATCCGTATCATAATAATCTGGCAATCCAATTGAATGACCAAATTCATGACAAATTGTTCCAATACCACCCAAGTCACCATTAATAAGCTCATTTGAACAAGCGTATTTTGACACATCAACTCCATCCAAAGTAACAGTTGTGATAGTAGATGCATGCGGCCAAATGTCATCAGGATTGCCGCTGTTAGCTTCGCCTTCTCCGGCATATATTATATAAACAGCATCCACTTCTCCGTCACTGTCATTATCAAAATCATTATAATCAACATCGGCATTTGCGGCATTCACGGCTTCAGTTATAAGTTCTCCAACATTTGCATCGTCACTTGGCGTATTACTTCCATAATATACTGCATTGTGCGCTGCTGTATATGGGCCAACAACTGTCGTAGCTACATCAAGTTTTCCAAATGAATTTTCGTAATGATAATCATTGAAACTACCAATGCCATTATAACCAACCTCATTCATCATGCTATCTATATCTGCCTGAGCATTGGTAAATGCCCTGTCTGGAAATTGCATAAGGATAACCAGAAAATTTGGATTTCCTGATGGGGGAAATCCGGATTTGCTACTTTTTGTTTTAAAACGATAATTCTCAAGTTTTGCCTTAATTTGAGAATTGCTAAATTCAAGTCCTTTGCTTATAGAACTTAAAAAAACATTTTCTGCTGCACTCCGCTGTCCTTCATTGTGTGCAGTTACATTTGATGAAACAAGATTTCCATTTATATCCTTTATTGCATAAACATAGTATTTGTCCGTTCCACACAGTAGCGTATAACCATCTGTATTTTCAGCCCAATGGATAACACGATCTCCTTTCAATTTCAACGTTATTGTACTGCCATCGGGTTGAGTGTAAACCACAGGCTTTACTCTTGCAGGAATACCATTTCCTGACTGAAATTTCAAAATACTTGTCTTCTGTGCCATTGTAGGCAAACCTGAAAGTAAAAACAGGCCACAAGCCATTAAAGTCAATAATTTGTAAAAATTCCTCATGACATTTTCTTATTTAGTTTGAGATTAGATTTTATTGTTTAAACGTTCTTGTATTTGTGCATCACTATATTTCAATCCTTTTCCAATTTTCTTTAGAAACTTCAATTCCATTTTTTTCCGGGCATCAGGGTTATGTGCAATCTTTCCTGACAAAATTAGATTTCCTTTACAATCCTTTTTTCCATATTCCCATCCCTTTGTAACAGCATTCGAAAGTAAAGTATAACCATCTGAAGTTTCAGCCCAATGGATATTTTCATCACCTTTGAGTAGAATTGTAGTGACTGTCCCGTCAGGTTGTTTATATTCAATTGGCTTATCAGAAGCCTGTACACGATGTTCTTGAGCATGAAGTACTGGCATCCCTATAATTACCAAGAACAAATAAGAAAAAAAGAATTTGGTCATTTTATGTATCAATTAACAGGTTTGTAAACTTCTGTTTTCATATACTTTCTTAGTTCCGCAGTAAGCAATGTTATTTTTGCTTGAGGTATTTCAAATTTTTGTCCACCTTGTACCATTATCGTTACTGTTGATTTAGCAATATCCTGACCAATTATCCAGTAATATGCCCCTGCACCTAATTCCTCCCCACCAATCAGTGTAATTGTTTCATTCATTAATCCTACGCCACAACCTGGTGCATCAGGTGCTTTTGTCAAACTTGCTGCTCCGCTAAATACAACCATACGGCCTAAAGGATCAAAGCAAAAATATTTATCCTTATTAAAATCAAATGCAAGCACAATTTCGCCACCGGCCATTGGTAAGTTGGCCAAATCAGGCTCAGAAATAATGCCGTTATCATCGGTTATAAGGTCACTGTATCCCGGCATAATCACGGAATAGGCCGCTGACGACTGAATAATGTACCATCCGGGAGTAAATGCCCCGGTCTGTGCGTTACCATTCAATTGAAGGATAATCAAGACCGCTGAAAGTAAAAACATTTTTTTCATAAACATAGATTTTAGATAAGTAAATGATGATTCTAACCGCTGAGTAATATATCTCAAACTTGGTGTGAAATTAATAACTTTTTAATATGTGTGTTAAAAATTAACAAAAATATTCCCTCTTTATTCACGTTCACTCAAATTCCATTGCCCTAAAAAGGTTGCCTAACCTTGCCACTTGTGTTATAACTGGAGGAATTGCATACCACAGAAGGGTATTGTATTAAATTTTTTCAAGAGCACTTTCAATTAGCTTTTGTTCGTCCATAGAGATTGAATAAAAATTGTAAATATTTGTGTCAATGTCATTTTCCAAACGTTTCAATTGTCTTTCATAGAAAGTTTGATCGCTTTCCGTTTTAGCAGCAATATAAGATGTTTTAACTTCGATAATTTTTTCAACAATAGAAGCAATTTTATTTATCTCCATTTGGCTCTGGGGCACATGAATTGGAATTTCCAATAAAGGCTCTTTGTCCACTTGGAACTGGCTACCTTGCATTTTCCCTTTTTTCAATAACCAAAATTTTACCAATTTTGAATTAAATAAGCCACAAAGATATTTCATATTGAGCCTTGCGGTTTTTATTACATTAAATGACATCATCACATATGCGGGTTTGTCGGTGTAACAAAAGAGTGGCTCTGCACATTTTCTTACCGATAGTATTTTTTCGCCTTTATTAAAAAACTGCTCTGTGCGAGGCCAATGAAGGTGATAATACTTCATTTTGCCTTGCTGGGTTTCTCGTCTTTC
Coding sequences:
- a CDS encoding M6 family metalloprotease domain-containing protein, whose protein sequence is MRNFYKLLTLMACGLFLLSGLPTMAQKTSILKFQSGNGIPARVKPVVYTQPDGSTITLKLKGDRVIHWAENTDGYTLLCGTDKYYVYAIKDINGNLVSSNVTAHNEGQRSAAENVFLSSISKGLEFSNSQIKAKLENYRFKTKSSKSGFPPSGNPNFLVILMQFPDRAFTNAQADIDSMMNEVGYNGIGSFNDYHYENSFGKLDVATTVVGPYTAAHNAVYYGSNTPSDDANVGELITEAVNAANADVDYNDFDNDSDGEVDAVYIIYAGEGEANSGNPDDIWPHASTITTVTLDGVDVSKYACSNELINGDLGGIGTICHEFGHSIGLPDYYDTDYGTSGQGEGTGSWDVMAGGNSNGGDKVPANHNPYSKKMLNWFKPVEITSTQTITMTNAAEDSVAYYIKSAVNGEYFLFENRQFVSFDDSIPGHGMLIYHVDDNYIQAHLASNDLNADSLHQGFDIEEADGDIDPTTQSDDTYPGTTSTTSFTDATLPGSLAWNSSPTSKPITNIAENGNPGVITFDIAVSGIAETSLEKLSIFPSITDGKVYIISEGGINLKVFNTTGQRIREKNDLSQMFNVDLSEQPAGIYFFEIEKSGKSKTFKIVRK